GGGGCGTCGGGCGCCATCATGGGCGTGTTCGGCGCGATGGGCGTGCTTGGCTTCAAGATCCCGCACGCGCGCACCGCGCTTTTGCAGAGTGCGATTTTCCCGATCGTCCTCACGTTGGGAAACGGTCTGCTGAACACCGGCATATCCAACGCGGGGCACATCGGCGGCTTGATCGGCGGCGTGCTCGCCGCGGTCGTCATGACGCCGGCACGCGCGGCGATGCTGCGCGGCCAGAACGAAGCGTAGATTTCGCCGGTCATACTCTGCATGCGTCTTCGATGACCTTGAGTGTGGATTCAGCACACGCATCCCAGCTCATCGCCGCCGCGCGGACTAGACCTCGAGCGCGCAGATCGGCCGCCAGCGTTTCGTCGGTCAACACGTCGACAAGCCGATCGGCCAGCGCACCGGCGTCGGCCGGCGAAAAATAAAGTGCGGCATCACCGCCGGCTTCAGGCACGCTCGCCGCATCGGATGCGATCACGGGTGTGCCGTACGCCATGGCCTCGAGCACCGGCAAACCAAAACCCTCATACATCGAGGGAAAAACAAGCGCCGCCGCACCGCGATAGAGCGCCGCCAACCGGGCATCGCTGACCTCTCCTTCCATGCGCACGACAACTTCGCCGGCCGCATCCCGTCCGGGGAGATGTTTCGCACGCCCGGCTACCACGAGCGCGGTGTCGCTCCGAAGGCGTGACGGCAACATGCCCAGCGCCGTTGCCAACGTGGCTACGTTCTTGCGGCCCTCGACTTCGCCGACGAAGAGCACGTATTGTCGCGCGCCGTCAAATCGGGCGGGTTCAGCGTCCGCGAATGCCGGCGGAAAGTCCGTGCCCAAATGCACGACCCGGATCTTAGCTTCGTCCGCGCCCAAGTGGCGCACGATCTCGCGCTTTGTGAAGTTGGAATCCGCGAGAATGCATTCCGCCGTGCGAGCGGTCGTCTGAAACGGCTCCTGTTCGTTGCGCCGGCGCCGATCGTCGGGCGACGGCGACTCGAATGGCCAGACATCGTGCACGGTGGCGATCGCTCTCACCGGCGCGACCCAGGTCATGCCGTTCCACGGATACCAGACCGCATCCAGGCCGAGCTGCCCCGATCGGGTCCTGCGCTCAACAGCCACGTCCGCGCCAACTTGCCGGCACAATCTCGTTCGCACCAAACCGGGAAAGCGGTGGGGTACGAGCAACGTCAGGCGGACTCGACCTGTTGCGCGCGTGGCCCAGCGGCGCAAAAGCGCGCGCGCGTAGCGGCCGATGCCGCGTTTGTCGTGCAGCAAGTTGACCGCATCGACGCCGAGCTGGAGCAACGGAGTCCGGCTAGCCGGCGGGCCGGCCAAAGCCGGCTTCGGAGAAGCCCGCCGGCGCCGATTCGCTTGCACTCGTGTTCGTGCGGGCCGCCGATTCGTCGTCGAGATTGACGATGACGACGCCATGCAGGCCGCGCGCCAACCCGACCAGATCCGTGCGCTGCGTGAAGAACAACGATTGGATGCCGCGATGACCTTCGTTTGCCAGCAATGTGAGCGCGCCGGCCGCTCGTTCCGGATCGGCATGGGCGAGCGCGTCGTCCAGGATGAGCGGCACGTGTTCTCCGGAGCCGAGCGCCTGCGCCGTCGCCGCGCGCAGCGCGAGATTCACTTGCTCGATCGTACCGCTGGACAACTGCCACGGATCCACCGTGCCGCCTCGTTCCAGCGACGTGAGCCGCACCGTGAAATCCGCCGGATTCAAATTGGCGCCGACGTATTTTCCCGACGTGATCTTCCCGACCGCTTCGCCAAGCGCGGCGTTCATGGTCGGCAAATAGCTCTTGTGGATAGCGATCTTGACCTCGTCGATGATATCCCGCGCGAGTATTGCCGCGCGGGCGGCAGTGAACAAACGGCGCTCCTCGGCACGGCTGGCCTCCAAACGCTCTTCCAGCTCTGCGATATCGGGCAGTTTCGCCGCGTCGCATCGCGCGGTGAGCTCACGAGCCCTCGTCTTTGCCTCGGCCAGTTGACGGCGCAGGTCGTCGCGAGCGGCGACAGCCGTCTTCTCATCGACCGCCCCTTTCGATTGCGCATAATCCGGCGACGCCTCGCGCAATCCAGCGGAGAGGCGGCCGATCTCATCGCGAAGCGAGTCGACGTCGAAGT
Above is a window of Candidatus Eremiobacteraceae bacterium DNA encoding:
- a CDS encoding glycosyltransferase family 1 protein translates to MAGPPASRTPLLQLGVDAVNLLHDKRGIGRYARALLRRWATRATGRVRLTLLVPHRFPGLVRTRLCRQVGADVAVERRTRSGQLGLDAVWYPWNGMTWVAPVRAIATVHDVWPFESPSPDDRRRRNEQEPFQTTARTAECILADSNFTKREIVRHLGADEAKIRVVHLGTDFPPAFADAEPARFDGARQYVLFVGEVEGRKNVATLATALGMLPSRLRSDTALVVAGRAKHLPGRDAAGEVVVRMEGEVSDARLAALYRGAAALVFPSMYEGFGLPVLEAMAYGTPVIASDAASVPEAGGDAALYFSPADAGALADRLVDVLTDETLAADLRARGLVRAAAMSWDACAESTLKVIEDACRV